Proteins found in one Oryza glaberrima chromosome 4, OglaRS2, whole genome shotgun sequence genomic segment:
- the LOC127770577 gene encoding cytochrome P450 87A3-like, protein MYAYVGLVGAAAALVLLLLLLRHQARRWRNPRCGGQLPPGSMGLPLVGETFQFFSSDASLDIPPFIRHRLARYGPIFKTSLVGHPVVVSADEELNHMVFQQEGQLFQSWYPDSFVEILGKDNVGEQQGATFRYLKNMVLRYFGPESLKEGIIRDVERAVSSSLCTWSTLPAVELKEAVSTMVFDLAASKLLGLEPSRSKILRKSFFDFVRGLISFPLYLPGTAYYSCMQGRRRAMVVLEQVLEERKQSTGLQRGGEAQQHGDFLDYVIQEITKEKPVMTEKMALDLMFVLLFASFHTTSLALTLAVKLLADHPLVLEELTVEHDTILKDRDAGSELDRITWKEYKSMAFTSQVINETVRLANIAPVIFRKALKDIRFNGYTIPAGWGVMVCPPAVHLNPYIYPDPLTFIPSRFKDKPEINRGSKHFMAFGGGLRFCVGADFSKLQLAIFLHFLVTKYRWIPLGASRVVRTPGLEFPDGYRIQVIQRH, encoded by the exons ATGTACGCCTACGTGGGGCTCGTGGGCGCCGCAGCTGCgctcgtgctgctgctgctgctgctgcggcacCAGGCGCGCAGGTGGAGGAACCCTCGCTGCGGCGGCCAACTCCCGCCGGGCTCCATGGGCCTCCCGCTCGTTGGCGAGACGTTCCAGTTCTTCTCCTCCGACGCCTCCTTGGACATCCCTCCCTTCATCCGGCACAGGCTGGCTAG ATATGGGCCGATATTCAAGACCAGCCTGGTGGGGCACCCGGTGGTGGTGTCGGCCGACGAGGAGCTGAACCACATGGTGTTCCAGCAGGAGGGGCAGCTGTTCCAGAGCTGGTACCCGGACTCGTTCGTGGAGATCCTGGGGAAGGACAACGTCGGGGAGCAGCAGGGCGCCACGTTCAGGTACCTCAAGAACATGGTGCTCAGGTACTTCGGCCCCGAGAGCCTCAAGGAAGGCATCATCCGCGACGTCGAGCGCGCCGTCTCCAGCTCCCTCTGCACCTGGTCCACCTTGCCGGCCGTCGAGCTCAAAGAAGCCGTCTCCACT ATGGTGTTCGATCTTGCTGCAAGCAAGCTGCTCGGCCTGGAGCCATCGAGGTCAAAGATTTTGCGGAAGAGCTTCTTCGACTTCGTTCGAGGGCTCATCTCCTTCCCGCTGTATCTGCCAGGGACAGCTTACTACTCATGCATGCAG GGGCGGAGGCGCGCGATGGTGGTGCTAGAGCAAGTTCTGGAGGAGAGGAAGCAATCGACAGGATTgcagcgaggaggagaagcgcaGCAGCACGGCGACTTCCTGGATTATGTGATCCAGGAGATCACGAAGGAAAAGCCGGTCATGACAGAGAAGATGGCGCTCGACCTGATGTTCGTGCTCCTCTTCGCCAGCTTCCACACGACGTCGCTGGCGCTCACCCTGGCCGTCAAGCTGCTCGCCGACCACCCTCTCGTCCTGGAGGAGCTCACG GTGGAGCATGATACGATTCTGAAGGACCGTGATGCAGGCAGCGAGCTAGATAGAATCACATGGAAGGAGTACAAATCCATGGCATTCACATCTCAG GTCATAAACGAGACGGTCCGTTTGGCCAACATCGCTCCTGTCATCTTCAGAAAGGCACTTAAAGACATACGGTTCAATG GATACACAATTCCAGCGGGATGGGGAGTGATGGTCTGTCCACCAGCAGTGCACTTAAATCCATATATTTATCCGGATCCTCTCACCTTCATCCCTTCAAGGTTTAAG GATAAACCAGAGATAAACCGTGGATCAAAACACTTCATGGCATTCGGCGGAGGACTACGGTTCTGCGTTGGAGCAGACTTCAGCAAGCTACAATTGGCTATTTTCCTCCATTTCCTTGTGACAAAATACAG GTGGATACCGCTGGGAGCAAGCAGGGTAGTCCGAACTCCAGGACTAGAATTTCCTGATGGCTATCGGATCCAAGTTATCCAGAGACATTAA
- the LOC127770576 gene encoding probable methyltransferase PMT15, producing MAVGATATKLHMPSAGGRRPSLFHLAAVAVLCTVSYLIGIWHHGGFSASPAGGVASSVSIATTASVSCVSPTPTLLGGGGDSSSSAPLDFAAHHTAEGMEVASGQVHRTYEACPAKYSEYTPCEDVERSLRFPRDRLVYRERHCPSEGERLRCLVPAPQGYRNPFPWPTSRDVAWFANVPHKELTVEKAVQNWIRVEGEKFRFPGGGTMFPHGAGVYIDDIGKIIPLHDGSIRTALDTGCGVASWGAYLLSRNILAMSFAPRDSHEAQVQFALERGVPAMIGVLSSNRLTYPARAFDMAHCSRCLIPWQLYDGLYLAEVDRILRPGGYWILSGPPINWKKHWKGWQRTKEDLNAEQQAIEAVAKSLCWKKITLKEVGDIAIWQKPTNHIHCKASRKVVKSPPFCSNKNPDAAWYDKMEACITPLPEVSDIKEIAGGQLKKWPERLTAVPPRIASGSIEGVTDEMFVEDTKLWQKRVGHYKSVISQFGQKGRYRNLLDMNARFGGFAAALVDDPVWVMNMVPTVGNSTTLGVIYERGLIGSYQDWCEGMSTYPRTYDLIHADSVFTLYKDRCEMDNILLEMDRILRPEGTVIIRDDVDMLVKIKSITDGMRWNSQIVDHEDGPLVREKLLLVVKTYWTLGEEKE from the exons ATGGCGGTGGGCGCGACCGCCACGAAGCTGCACATGCCGTCcgcgggcggccgccgcccgtcccTGTTCCACCTCGCGGCCGTCGCGGTGCTCTGCACCGTGTCCTACCTCATCGGCATCTGGCACCACGGCGGCTTCTCCGCCTCcccggccggcggcgtcgcctcctccgtctccatcgccaccaccgcctccgtctCCTGCGTCTCCCCCACCCCGACGctccttggcggcggcggcgactcctcgTCGTCCGCGCCGCTCGACTTCGCGGCGCACCATACCGCGGAGGGGATGGAGGTGGCGTCGGGCCAGGTGCACCGCACGTACGAGGCGTGCCCGGCCAAGTACTCCGAGTACACGCCGTGCGAGGACGTCGAGCGCTCGCTGCGGTTCCCGCGGGACCGGCTCGTGTACCGGGAGCGGCACTGCCCGTCGGAGGGCGAGCGGCTCCGGTGCCTCGTGCCGGCGCCCCAGGGGTACCGCAACCCGTTCCCGTGGCCGACCAGCCGCGACGTCGCGTGGTTCGCCAACGTGCCGCACAAGGAGCTCACCGTCGAGAAGGCGGTGCAGAACTGGATCCGCGTCGAAGGCGAAAAGTTCCGGttccccggcggcggcaccatgttcccccacggcgccggcgtgtACATCGACGACATCGGCAAGATCATCCCCCTCCACGATGGATCCATCCGCACCGCCCTCGACACCGGTTGTGGG GTAGCGAGCTGGGGCGCATACTTGCTGTCACGCAACATCCTGGCCATGTCCTTCGCGCCACGTGACTCTCACGAGGCACAGGTTCAATTTGCACTGGAACGTGGTGTGCCGGCGATGATCGGTGTTCTTTCATCCAACCGGCTCACCTATCCAGCTCGTGCCTTTGACATGGCACATTGCTCCCGCTGCCTCATTCCCTGGCAGCTCTACG ATGGGCTGTACTTGGCTGAGGTGGATCGCATTCTGCGGCCAGGAGGGTATTGGATTTTGTCTGGACCTCCAATCAACTGGAAGAAGCACTGGAAGGGGTGGCAGAGAACCAAGGAGGACCTGAATGCAGAGCAGCAAGCGATTGAGGCAGTGGCCAAGAGTCTTTGCTGGAAGAAGATCACGCTCAAGGAGGTTGGTGACATTGCCATCTGGCAGAAACCTACTAACCACATTCACTGCAAGGCCTCCCGCAAAGTCGTCAAGTCCCCACCCTTCTGCTCAAATAAAAATCCAGATGCTGCATG GTACGATAAGATGGAGGCTTGCATAACTCCTCTCCCAGAGGTTAGTGACATAAAAGAGATTGCGGGTGGCCAGTTGAAGAAATGGCCAGAGAGGCTCACTGCAGTGCCACCCAGAATTGCCAGTGGTAGCATTGAGGGTGTCACTGATGAAATGTTCGTGGAAGACACCAAACTATGGCAGAAGAGGGTCGGGCACTACAAGTCCGTGATAAGTCAATTTGGACAGAAAGGACGGTACCGCAACTTGCTTGATATGAATGCGCGCTTTGGCGGCTTCGCTGCGGCATTGGTGGATGACCCTGTGTGGGTCATGAATATGGTCCCAACTGTTGGCAATTCAACAACTCTTGGGGTTATATACGAGCGTGGGCTCATCGGAAGCTACCAAGACTG GTGTGAGGGCATGTCCACGTACCCTCGGACCTACGACCTCATTCATGCCGATTCAGTGTTCACGCTATACAAGGACAG ATGCGAGATGGACAACATTCTGCTGGAAATGGACAGAATACTGAGGCCTGAGGGTACAGTGATTATAAGAGATGATGTTGATATGTTGGTGAAAATAAAGAGCATTACCGACGGTATGAGATGGAACAGCCAAATTGTTGATCACGAAGATGGCCCGCTCGTCCGGGAGAAGCTCCTCCTTGTTGTAAAGACATACTGGACACTCGGGGAAGAAAAGGAATAG
- the LOC127769537 gene encoding E3 ubiquitin ligase BIG BROTHER-related-like isoform X2, giving the protein MEVMHDTTGKKEVVVCYMNAPLPYMIEENYGGCFFEDDVDLAQVLQDQEIVYQLIQGNYGVASYEAQLVVDEALARELQQMEDQLASASIDDHNIIEHGRKPIASSTSSGGNASASRPPQVVMEDGIDPDNMTYEELQQLGEAIGTESKGLPEDVIALLPTSTYKIRIFSRKEKHDECVICCMTYKNRDRLTKLPCEHQYHQTCVTKWLKINKVCPVCNKEVYGSGK; this is encoded by the exons ATGGAGGTGATGCATGATACCACTGGGAAGAAGGAAGTGGTTGTCTGTTATATGAACGCCCCTCTACCGTACATGATTGAAGAGAATTACGGGGGATGCTTCTTTGAAGACGACGTTGATCTTGCACAGGTTCTCCAGGACCAG GAAATAGTCTATCAATTAATACAAGGAAATTATG GAGTTGCAAGTTATGAAGCGCAACTAGTTGTTGATGAAGCTTTAGCTCGAGAGCTGCAACAGATGGAGGACCAACTAGCAAGTGCATCAATTGATGACCATAACATAATAGAACATG GAAGAAAGCCAATAGCTTCTTCAACATCTAGCGGTGGTAATGCTTCTGCAAGCAGACCTCCTCAGGTAGTGATGGAGGATGGCATTGATCCAGATAACATGACTTACGAG GAACTGCAACAATTAGGGGAAGCTATAGGTACTGAAAGCAAAGGGTTGCCGGAAGATGTGATAGCGCTCTTGCCTACTTCAACATACAAAATTAGGATATTCTCAAGAAAGGAAAAGCATGACGA ATGTGTGATATGCTGTATGACTTACAAGAACCGAGATAGGCTGACTAAATTGCCCTGTGAGCATCAGTACCATCAAACTTGTGTCACCAAATGGTTGAAGATCAACAAG GTATGCCCTGTTTGCAACAAGGAGGTTTATGGGTCGGGCAAGTGA
- the LOC127769537 gene encoding E3 ubiquitin ligase BIG BROTHER-related-like isoform X1 yields MEVMHDTTGKKEVVVCYMNAPLPYMIEENYGGCFFEDDVDLAQVLQDQEIVYQLIQGNYGTGSSKTHSNPSSSYSHGCELGERKPSGVASYEAQLVVDEALARELQQMEDQLASASIDDHNIIEHGRKPIASSTSSGGNASASRPPQVVMEDGIDPDNMTYEELQQLGEAIGTESKGLPEDVIALLPTSTYKIRIFSRKEKHDECVICCMTYKNRDRLTKLPCEHQYHQTCVTKWLKINKVCPVCNKEVYGSGK; encoded by the exons ATGGAGGTGATGCATGATACCACTGGGAAGAAGGAAGTGGTTGTCTGTTATATGAACGCCCCTCTACCGTACATGATTGAAGAGAATTACGGGGGATGCTTCTTTGAAGACGACGTTGATCTTGCACAGGTTCTCCAGGACCAG GAAATAGTCTATCAATTAATACAAGGAAATTATGGTACTGGTTCGTCCAAAACTCATTCAAATCCTAGTTCTAGTTATAGCCATGGATGTGAATTGGGTGAACGGAAACCATCAGGAGTTGCAAGTTATGAAGCGCAACTAGTTGTTGATGAAGCTTTAGCTCGAGAGCTGCAACAGATGGAGGACCAACTAGCAAGTGCATCAATTGATGACCATAACATAATAGAACATG GAAGAAAGCCAATAGCTTCTTCAACATCTAGCGGTGGTAATGCTTCTGCAAGCAGACCTCCTCAGGTAGTGATGGAGGATGGCATTGATCCAGATAACATGACTTACGAG GAACTGCAACAATTAGGGGAAGCTATAGGTACTGAAAGCAAAGGGTTGCCGGAAGATGTGATAGCGCTCTTGCCTACTTCAACATACAAAATTAGGATATTCTCAAGAAAGGAAAAGCATGACGA ATGTGTGATATGCTGTATGACTTACAAGAACCGAGATAGGCTGACTAAATTGCCCTGTGAGCATCAGTACCATCAAACTTGTGTCACCAAATGGTTGAAGATCAACAAG GTATGCCCTGTTTGCAACAAGGAGGTTTATGGGTCGGGCAAGTGA
- the LOC127772229 gene encoding F-box protein PP2-A13-like, with translation MGAGASSMMGPEGYGRGWGQTSLGDMPESCVAAVLLYLDPPEICKVARLNRAFRGAASADCVWAAKLPANYRYLAALAAAADDDSGGDGATEGNGSRCSSAAMIKKEIYARLCRPTPFDGGTKEFWMEKNKGGLCISISSKAMAITGIDDRRYWSHLSTEESRFHHVAYLQQIWWLEVAGEIDFCFPAGSYSLFFRLQLGRPHKYMGRRVYGCESIHGWNIKPTRFQLSTSDDQQATSQYYLNEPGNWILYHVGDFVVSSSDQLTNLKFSMMQIDCTHTKGGLCVDSVFIYPKGHRHEDCTICK, from the exons ATGGGGGCGGGGGCGTCGAGCATGATGGGGCCGGAGGGGTACGGCCGGGGATGGGGGCAGACGTCGCTGGGCGACATGCCGGAGAGCTGCGTCGCGGCGGTGCTGCTCTACCTCGACCCGCCGGAGATCTGCAAGGTCGCCCGCCTCAACCGGGCGTTCCGGGGCGCCGCATCCGCGGACTGCGTCTGGGCGGCCAAGCTCCCCGCCAACTACCGgtacctcgccgccctcgccgccgctgccgacgacgacagcggcggcgacggcgccacgGAGGGGAATGGCAGTCGCTGCTCCTCCGCAGCCATGATCAAGAAGGAGATATACGCACGCCTGTGCCGGCCCACCCCATTCGATGGGGGCACCAAG GAATTTTGGATGGAGAAGAACAAGGGTGGTCTTTGCATATCCATTTCCTCAAAGGCTATGGCAATCACAGGCATAGATGATAGGAGATATTGGAGTCACCTCTCCACAGAGGAGTCCAG ATTCCACCATGTCGCGTATCTTCAGCAAATATGGTGGCTTGAGGTGGCTGGGGAAATTGATTTCTGCTTCCCTGCTGGTTCATACAGTCTTTTCTTTCGGCTCCAGTTGGGCCGACCGCACAAGTACATGGGCCGCCGAGTCTATGGCTGTGAGTCAATCCACGGCTGGAACATTAAACCGACAAGGTTTCAGCTTTCAACTTCAGATGATCAGCAAGCTACGTCGCAATATTATCTGAATGAGCCAGGAAACTGGATCCTTTACCATGTCGGGGACTTTGTCGTATCAAGTTCAGATCAGTTAACCAACCTTAAGTTCTCCATGATGCAGATTGATTGTACCCATACAAAAGGCGGTCTATGCGTTGATTCTGTTTTTATATATCCCAAGGGTCATCGACATGAGGACTGCACAATCTGCAAGTAA